In Parafrankia irregularis, the genomic window GGGGTGACACGCCGATCAAGCGGCGGATCAAGCGGTTCATCGACAGCATCCCCAACCCCATCGTGCATTCGGCTGTCAAGGGCAGTCTCCCCATCCTGCGTGCGGCGTCGGATCCGGAGGCCAAGGGCGGCGAGTACTACGGGCCGTCGGGGCTGCTGAAGATGACCGGTCACCCGGTTGTGGTGAAGTCCAACGCGGCGTCGCACGACGAGGAGGCCGCGAAGCGGCTGTGGGAGGCCTCGGAGCGGATGACGGAAGTGGCCATCTCGCTCTGAGGGGCAGCCGGGTGGCCCCGTGGGCCCGTGGCTTTTCGATCACCGGGCTTGCGCCCTCGCCCGATCCCGGGTGTGGGCCATCGCCGGTGCGGGCTGCCAGCCACCCCCAGGCCTGCCGTGGGGGCCGAATGCAGCGCGTTGTCCGGTGGCCAGCTGTCGTGGGCGTGAACGATCCGCGGCCCGGCCTTCAGGCGTGTCGGCGTCCCGGTGTGTCCGCGTGTGGGCGCGGTTGGTGACCAGATGATCACTGGTTTTGGTGGCGGTGTGCCTTCTTCTTCGAGGGGGGCCGGTGGACGTCGCCGTCGCCGAAGGTGTCAATAGGGGTCATAAGGGACGTTGCAGCCCGACGATTGTCGATATTAGTGGCATCGTCCTGAGTCCAATATTAATGAACTGCCATGTCAGTCGATCGGCGTAGATGTTGCCGACATCACTGCTCGGCTGGGAACGGTCGGATATTCGGTGGAAGGCGTGCTACAGTCGCGATGGCTCAAGGGCCAGAAGGCGCCACTGCCGATCCGGGGGGTTCTGCGTTTGACGCCAGCCAAGTCACAGGCGGCGGAGTCTGTGCGGTATGAGGTCATGCATCGTGCTCCGCGATTTCATTTGCGCGGCCGGCCGGCCTCGTGCTCTGAACAGTGCTGCTTCCGGGTGGTGCCCGCCTCTGATGAGGCCGCCCCGGCCCGATGCCGTATGCCCGTCTTCTGAAGCAAGTAAACGCAGTATGTCCTCATATGAAACCTAGTCCGAACGGGGTTTCAGGGCAGCTGTGTCTACAAATTCATGGCTCTTTTTGACATGTCGCCGACTGGGGGATCGGTTCATGCTGCCCATGAAGCCATACGGGCGTTCCGGAAATGAAAGCGCGGCGTGCCCTGTCGCGATGCCGAGAACAACCCGTGCCAGCGTGTCCGCGAAGGTCTGGCCGGCGCCGGCGCCGGCGCCGGTGTCGGTGTCGGAGCGGGTGTCGGTGTCGGAGGCCGGGGGCGCGGGGCGTGGAGCGCCGTGACGAGCAGACCTGGCGCATCTGACCGCGGCGACGTCGGCGACGTCGATGTGGCGAGTCTGCTGCCACCGCCGCGCCGCCCGGAATCCCCGACCGCGGTGACACCGTCACCGGCCCCGATCTCCGTTGCCGCCGCGGCTGGAGGTGCGGTGACGCCCTCGACAGCCGGGCCGCCGGCTGTCTCGGTCATCGTGCCCACCCGGAACGAGGCCCTCAACGTCGACCCGCTGCTGCGCCGGCTCGATGCCGCACTCGCCGGCCTGACCTGCGAAGTCATCTTCGTCGACGATTCCGACGACGAGACTCCGGCAGCCATCGAGGTCGCGCGCCGCAGCTGCGGAATCCCGGTGCGCGTGCTGCACCGGGCTCCACAGGAGCGCCACGGGGGTCTCGGCGGCGCCGTGTGCGAGGGCATTCGGATGTGCGCCGCGGCCTACGTGGTGGTCATGGACGGCGACCTCCAGCACCCGCCGGAGACTGTTCCCGAACTGCTGGCCACCGCGCGGGAACAGCGCGCGGATGTCGTCGTCGGCAGCCGGTACGTCGACGGCGGCAGCGCGAACGGCCTGGCCGGAAAAGGCCGCAGGCTGATCTCCTCCGGGTCGAACCGCGTCTCACGGCTGGTGTTTCCGCGGCGGCTGCGAGGCGTTTCCGACGTCATGAGCGGATTCTTCCTGCTGCGGGTGCAGGCGTTCGATGTCGACGCACTACGCCCGGACGGCTACAAGATCCTCCTTGAGCTGCTGGTCTCGGCCCGGAAGCTGCGGGTGCGGGAAATCGCCTACGAGTTCGGCGAGCGGCAGGCCGGTGCATCCAATG contains:
- a CDS encoding glycosyltransferase, which translates into the protein MTSRPGASDRGDVGDVDVASLLPPPRRPESPTAVTPSPAPISVAAAAGGAVTPSTAGPPAVSVIVPTRNEALNVDPLLRRLDAALAGLTCEVIFVDDSDDETPAAIEVARRSCGIPVRVLHRAPQERHGGLGGAVCEGIRMCAAAYVVVMDGDLQHPPETVPELLATAREQRADVVVGSRYVDGGSANGLAGKGRRLISSGSNRVSRLVFPRRLRGVSDVMSGFFLLRVQAFDVDALRPDGYKILLELLVSARKLRVREIAYEFGERQAGASNASLTQGVRFLRRLFALRVPRPARFALIGISGLLPNLATTWLLHHAAGLNYLVAATVGTQVAIVWNFVGCELLVWHGPERVPLRRFLPFLLINNADLVLRLPLLTLLVDGWGLGVGLSMLITLAVAVVARYFVVDRTIYRPRSFDADPRGESPPAQASVPMARTAATSSLLPASVSAPVSAPVCAPTGGVVDLRPQIENPGVE